A stretch of the Macaca mulatta isolate MMU2019108-1 chromosome 14, T2T-MMU8v2.0, whole genome shotgun sequence genome encodes the following:
- the UBE2L6 gene encoding ubiquitin/ISG15-conjugating enzyme E2 L6 isoform X1 has protein sequence MASIRVAKELEDLQKKPPPYLRNLSSSDASVLVWHALLLPDQPPYHLKAFNLCISFPPEYPFRPPMIKFTTKIYHPNVDESGHVCLPIISSENWKPCTKTCQVLEALNVLVNRPNIREPLRVDLADLLTENPELFRKNAEEFTLQYGVDRPS, from the exons ATGGCGAGCATACGAGTGGCTAAG gagctggaggatctTCAGAAGAAGCCTCCCCCATACCTGCGGAACCTGTCCAGCAGTGATGCCAGTGTCCTGGTGTGGCACGCTCTCCTCCTACCT GACCAACCTCCCTACCACCTCAAAGCCTTCAACCTGTGCATCAGCTTCCCGCCTGAGTATCCGTTCAGGCCTCCCATGATCAAATTCACAACCAAGATCTACCACCCCAACGTGGACGAGAGCGGACATGTTTGCCTGCCCATCATCAGCAGTGAGAACTGGAAGCCTTGCACCAAGACTTGCCAAG TCCTGGAGGCCCTGAATGTGCTGGTGAATAGACCGAATATCAGGGAGCCCCTGCGGGTGGACCTCGCTGACCTGCTGACAGAGAATCCGGAGCTGTTCAGAAAGAATGCTGAAGAGTTCACCCTCCAATATGGAGTGGACCGGCCCTCCTAA
- the UBE2L6 gene encoding ubiquitin/ISG15-conjugating enzyme E2 L6 isoform X2, protein MIKFTTKIYHPNVDESGHVCLPIISSENWKPCTKTCQVLEALNVLVNRPNIREPLRVDLADLLTENPELFRKNAEEFTLQYGVDRPS, encoded by the exons ATGATCAAATTCACAACCAAGATCTACCACCCCAACGTGGACGAGAGCGGACATGTTTGCCTGCCCATCATCAGCAGTGAGAACTGGAAGCCTTGCACCAAGACTTGCCAAG TCCTGGAGGCCCTGAATGTGCTGGTGAATAGACCGAATATCAGGGAGCCCCTGCGGGTGGACCTCGCTGACCTGCTGACAGAGAATCCGGAGCTGTTCAGAAAGAATGCTGAAGAGTTCACCCTCCAATATGGAGTGGACCGGCCCTCCTAA